One window of the Camarhynchus parvulus chromosome 2, STF_HiC, whole genome shotgun sequence genome contains the following:
- the PRR15 gene encoding proline-rich protein 15 encodes MADSAAATAAPRAGVKGSAGPWWKSLTSKKKHKEAAVAPPHPVASETPADTPSPDGREEQPVPFGSGDAAGTAVGNRRSLRVSHSGRFKERRKVRTSLLADSPEVFDGGGAPGHAAQGPE; translated from the coding sequence ATGGCGGACAGCGCCGCGGCCACCGCCGCTCCTCGGGCCGGCGTGAAGGGCTCGGCCGGGCCCTGGTGGAAATCGCTGACCAGCAAGAAGAAGCACAAGGAAGCGGCGGTAGCCCCGCCGCACCCCGTCGCCAGCGAGACCCCCGCCGACACCCCCAGCCCCGACGGCCGGGAGGAACAGCCCGTTCCCTTCGGCAGCGGCGACGCCGCGGGAACCGCAGTCGGCAACCGGCGGAGCCTCCGAGTGTCCCATTCGGGCCGCTTCAAGGAGCGGCGGAAGGTGCGCACCTCGCTGCTGGCCGACAGCCCCGAGGTCTTCGACGGCGGTGGCGCCCCAGGCCATGCCGCCCAAGGGCCCGAGTAG